A single window of Leeuwenhoekiella sp. MAR_2009_132 DNA harbors:
- a CDS encoding AraC family transcriptional regulator gives MKRIPVLQIEAFDHNFNASELYANDFAKHIRDNEKLVHKPHTHNFYLCVIFTEGTGTHEIDFTQYAIVPGSVFFLNPGQTHFWKFTSQPQGYIFFHTLAAFEMAFPQQRLEHFPFYYSINNTPAITLSHKQLPQLINRFKEIYTAYLETAIYKTEKILSLINLTYIDLARLYITGEPEENTTVSAHYVHILKEFEKLLHIHFRQEKSASFYAEKLNITTKHLNRIIKTILDKTTTDLISERTLLEAKRLMVHTSNSLNEISELLGFEDYAYFSRIFKAKTNQTPLSFKNLYAH, from the coding sequence ATGAAACGAATTCCGGTTTTACAAATTGAAGCATTTGACCACAATTTTAATGCTTCAGAATTATATGCTAACGATTTTGCAAAGCATATACGAGACAATGAAAAACTGGTACACAAACCGCATACGCATAATTTTTACTTGTGCGTTATTTTTACCGAAGGTACGGGCACGCACGAAATAGATTTTACACAATATGCCATAGTACCGGGTTCTGTGTTTTTTCTTAATCCCGGGCAAACTCATTTCTGGAAATTTACTTCGCAACCACAAGGCTATATTTTTTTTCATACACTAGCTGCTTTTGAGATGGCCTTTCCGCAGCAGCGGCTTGAGCATTTTCCGTTTTATTATTCTATAAATAATACACCCGCCATCACTCTTAGTCATAAGCAACTTCCGCAACTGATTAATCGCTTTAAAGAGATTTATACAGCGTATCTGGAAACAGCCATTTATAAAACTGAAAAAATACTAAGCCTTATAAATCTTACCTATATAGATCTGGCACGGCTTTATATTACCGGAGAACCTGAAGAAAACACTACAGTTTCTGCTCATTACGTGCATATTTTGAAAGAATTTGAAAAATTATTACACATTCACTTTAGACAAGAAAAGTCAGCTTCATTTTATGCTGAGAAACTCAATATCACCACAAAACATCTCAATCGCATTATCAAAACTATTCTTGACAAAACCACAACAGATTTAATAAGTGAACGTACCTTACTAGAAGCGAAGCGACTTATGGTGCATACTTCAAATTCACTAAATGAAATCTCTGAACTTCTGGGCTTTGAAGATTATGCCTATTTCTCGCGTATTTTTAAAGCGAAAACAAATCAAACCCCCTTATCGTTTAAAAACCTATATGCGCATTAA
- a CDS encoding DUF1684 domain-containing protein, translating to MRIKTFTMIKTALYISLLIIYCGNLNAQTDYEKEILTFQSDLNAEYKNPEESPLTAEEIEQFTTHTFYPIDENYRVKASFERIANPITIDFQTSSGVVKKYDTYALAKFELFGKPYQLTVYQSQSLREIPEYKDYLFLPITDYTSGLETYGAGRYIDLRIPEGDTIIIDFNKAYNPFCAYSPNYSCPIPPENNDLKIEIKAGVMSPVGHK from the coding sequence ATGCGCATTAAAACATTTACAATGATTAAAACAGCACTTTATATTTCACTCTTAATTATTTACTGCGGAAATTTAAACGCACAAACCGATTATGAAAAAGAAATTTTGACCTTTCAAAGCGATTTAAATGCTGAATATAAAAACCCCGAAGAATCGCCACTTACCGCAGAAGAAATTGAGCAATTCACCACGCACACTTTTTATCCTATTGATGAAAACTATCGTGTAAAGGCCTCATTTGAGCGTATTGCAAATCCTATAACTATAGATTTTCAAACCTCTTCTGGCGTGGTAAAAAAATACGACACCTATGCGCTTGCAAAATTCGAATTATTTGGAAAACCTTACCAATTAACAGTTTATCAATCACAGTCTTTACGCGAAATTCCTGAATATAAAGATTATCTCTTCTTGCCCATCACCGATTATACCAGCGGTTTAGAAACCTATGGTGCCGGCAGATATATCGATTTGAGAATTCCTGAGGGAGATACCATCATCATCGATTTTAATAAAGCCTACAATCCGTTTTGTGCCTACAGTCCCAACTATTCCTGTCCCATACCACCTGAAAACAACGATTTAAAAATTGAAATTAAAGCCGGTGTAATGAGCCCTGTAGGTCACAAATAA
- a CDS encoding DUF5695 domain-containing protein: MTYKKILLSVLLITSTTLHNVQAQKYWDKIKEKESTLGLEKGFESYETAHFILKLVKASQTVASLAPKSNPDFDFTPGERLELRSKDGLYQLGDINFRLRNTDSLTWRSYSTAVKRKAVTPVNKEGTLAAANLSATLADDLPLDVIRYYALDKEDLILGFEFKNTTNFNVELGALGIPMVFNNILEGHSLDEAHAKNVFFDPYIGEDAGYLEVKKLDGNDEVLLVLPEENMPFEAYRPLLDDETPRSIVFEGFHEWMPLSKAYADKEWLGVSQWNTPTSVVIKPGETRTFSLKFTLAPSVKEVQQTLISNKVPVAVGIPGYVIPQNVNATLFLNYTAAVTAFDVFPKGSLSIEKKESTANGYATYAVKGEQWGRSRLTITYADGKQQTVNYKIIKAEDELVTDFGNFLFDKQWYTNKEDLFKRAPSLISYDYETKRQVTEDSRAWIAGLSDEGGAGSWLGGIMKQLIKPDQQQVAKLEDFIHQTIWGKLQYDTGENKYGVRKSLYYYEPEQMPAGTYSDTINYKTWAAWSKEGADDPGRSYNYPHVVAAYWTMYRLARYHDGLVIQQNWEWYLDQAYKTILAMSRLAPYYAQFGQMEGSVFVKVLDDLKREKLTEKANTLELEMRKRAEHWETLSYPFGSEMPWDSTGQEEVYMWSDYFGFDAKAAVTLNAILAYMPVMPHWAYNGNARRYWDFLYGGKLTRVERQIHHYGSGMNAIPVLDAYRKNPTDLHLLKVGYGGLLGSVSNITEDGFGPAAFHSYPSTLEIDYLSGDYGSNFFGYAINTSSYLVKDPGFGWLAFGGNITETDDTLYLELTTAAKNAVFIEPLGLWITLDAGQIEAVTYTKNTQTVELQLAAKDDFTPQAYIHLSEGFTLNYPKEREAYVIPLKNKSTSISIKK; the protein is encoded by the coding sequence ATGACGTATAAAAAAATACTACTCTCTGTTCTACTAATTACAAGTACAACCTTACATAATGTTCAGGCTCAGAAATATTGGGATAAGATCAAAGAAAAAGAATCTACTCTAGGTTTAGAAAAAGGTTTTGAAAGCTATGAGACCGCACATTTTATTTTAAAACTGGTTAAAGCTTCTCAAACAGTAGCATCTTTAGCGCCAAAATCAAATCCCGATTTTGATTTTACACCCGGCGAGCGTTTAGAATTGCGCTCTAAAGATGGTTTGTATCAATTAGGTGATATTAATTTTAGATTACGCAATACAGATTCTCTAACGTGGCGCTCGTATTCTACAGCAGTCAAACGTAAAGCAGTAACGCCTGTTAATAAAGAAGGTACATTGGCAGCAGCCAATCTTTCTGCAACGCTGGCAGACGATTTACCACTTGATGTCATACGTTATTATGCTCTTGATAAAGAAGATTTAATTCTGGGATTTGAATTTAAAAATACAACCAATTTTAATGTTGAACTGGGCGCATTAGGTATACCTATGGTATTCAACAATATTCTTGAAGGGCATTCTCTTGATGAAGCACACGCAAAAAATGTATTTTTTGATCCTTATATAGGTGAAGATGCCGGGTATCTTGAGGTTAAAAAATTAGATGGCAATGATGAGGTGCTCTTAGTATTACCTGAAGAGAATATGCCTTTTGAAGCGTACAGACCTTTACTAGACGACGAGACACCGCGCAGTATAGTTTTTGAAGGCTTTCACGAGTGGATGCCGTTAAGCAAGGCGTATGCAGATAAAGAATGGCTTGGTGTTTCACAATGGAATACCCCTACTTCCGTTGTGATTAAACCGGGCGAGACTAGAACTTTTTCTTTAAAGTTTACACTTGCACCTTCAGTTAAAGAGGTTCAGCAAACGCTTATATCAAATAAAGTACCGGTTGCAGTAGGCATCCCGGGCTATGTGATTCCGCAGAATGTAAATGCTACATTGTTTTTAAATTATACTGCTGCAGTAACTGCTTTTGATGTTTTTCCTAAAGGATCACTTTCAATAGAAAAGAAGGAATCCACAGCTAACGGTTATGCCACGTATGCCGTTAAAGGAGAACAGTGGGGAAGGAGTAGACTTACCATTACTTATGCAGATGGTAAACAGCAAACCGTAAATTATAAGATTATAAAAGCGGAAGATGAGCTGGTAACTGATTTTGGTAATTTTTTATTTGATAAACAGTGGTACACAAATAAAGAAGACCTGTTCAAAAGGGCTCCTTCTCTAATTTCTTACGATTATGAAACAAAGCGACAGGTTACTGAAGATTCCCGTGCATGGATTGCCGGTTTAAGTGATGAAGGTGGTGCTGGCAGTTGGTTGGGAGGGATTATGAAGCAGCTTATAAAACCAGATCAGCAACAAGTAGCAAAGCTTGAAGATTTTATACATCAAACCATCTGGGGCAAACTGCAATACGATACGGGTGAAAATAAATATGGCGTGCGTAAAAGTTTATATTATTATGAGCCCGAGCAAATGCCGGCGGGAACGTATAGCGATACCATTAATTACAAAACCTGGGCGGCATGGAGTAAGGAAGGTGCAGATGATCCCGGAAGATCCTACAACTATCCGCATGTGGTGGCTGCTTACTGGACGATGTACCGTCTGGCACGATACCACGATGGGCTGGTAATACAACAAAACTGGGAGTGGTATTTAGACCAGGCATATAAAACTATTTTGGCAATGAGTCGTCTTGCACCGTATTATGCGCAATTTGGACAAATGGAAGGTTCGGTTTTTGTTAAAGTTTTAGACGATTTAAAACGCGAGAAACTCACAGAAAAGGCAAATACGCTGGAGCTGGAAATGAGAAAAAGAGCTGAGCATTGGGAAACCCTTTCATACCCTTTTGGTAGTGAGATGCCGTGGGATTCTACCGGTCAGGAAGAGGTGTATATGTGGTCAGATTATTTTGGTTTTGATGCAAAAGCAGCAGTAACATTAAATGCAATTTTAGCCTATATGCCAGTAATGCCACACTGGGCATACAATGGTAATGCACGCAGATATTGGGATTTTCTGTACGGTGGCAAATTAACACGGGTAGAACGCCAAATTCATCACTATGGTTCAGGAATGAATGCCATACCTGTATTAGATGCCTATCGTAAAAATCCCACAGATTTACACTTACTCAAAGTAGGTTATGGAGGCTTGCTGGGTTCTGTTTCTAATATTACTGAAGATGGTTTTGGGCCTGCAGCATTTCACAGTTATCCTTCAACGTTAGAAATTGATTATTTATCTGGTGATTACGGCTCCAACTTTTTTGGATATGCTATAAATACTTCCTCTTATTTAGTTAAAGATCCCGGTTTTGGGTGGCTAGCCTTTGGCGGAAACATTACCGAAACAGATGATACACTATATCTAGAGCTAACTACGGCGGCTAAAAATGCCGTATTTATTGAGCCTTTAGGTTTGTGGATAACGCTTGATGCAGGACAGATAGAAGCAGTTACTTACACGAAAAATACACAGACTGTAGAACTGCAATTAGCAGCAAAAGATGATTTTACTCCTCAAGCATATATTCATCTTTCTGAAGGTTTTACCTTAAACTATCCTAAAGAACGGGAGGCTTATGTGATTCCTTTAAAAAATAAATCAACGTCTATTTCTATCAAAAAATAG
- a CDS encoding DUF983 domain-containing protein, translating to MSLLDILKFKCPNCKEGAIFESNQQLFALHIPKMHTRCKKCNRKFEIESGFFIGAMYVSYGLTVAEFLAVFILCYFVFQTSLITAFLFVVGVILLTSTLNFKLARTLWIYMFYSK from the coding sequence ATGAGTTTACTAGATATCCTAAAGTTTAAATGTCCTAATTGTAAAGAGGGAGCTATTTTTGAATCTAACCAACAGTTGTTTGCACTGCATATTCCTAAAATGCATACACGTTGTAAGAAATGTAACCGCAAATTTGAAATTGAATCAGGCTTTTTTATAGGTGCGATGTATGTGAGTTATGGGTTAACAGTAGCAGAATTTCTAGCTGTTTTTATTCTTTGTTATTTTGTATTTCAGACTTCATTAATAACCGCTTTTCTTTTTGTTGTGGGTGTTATTTTACTTACCAGTACGCTAAATTTTAAACTTGCACGTACGCTGTGGATTT